The sequence CAGCGGCGTGGATGACGTGCACCTCATCATCGCCAACGCCCTGCACCGCCGGATGACGGAAGGCGAGATGAAGCGCATGGTGGGCGAGAAGATCTTCGACGCCTACTACCCGGACCGCTACTACAACCACGACGCCGAGGACCCGGACGGGATGGTCGCGCTGGAGCGCACGTCCCACGGTGAAGAGGTGTCGGTGAACCGCCGCGTGGCGGAGAGCGACCTCATCGTCTACGTGAATGTGAACTTCGTGCCCATGAACGGCGGGCACAAGTCCATGGGCACCGGCGTGTCCAACTACGCGTCGCTGCGCCACCACCACAACCCGAAGACCATCCGCGCCTCCGACAGCTACATGGAGCCGAAGACGAGCGCGCTCTACAAGAGCAACGAGCGCATCGGGCGCAACATCGACAAGCACCTGAAGGTCTTCCACATCGAGACGGCGCTGAACAACCGCATGTTCGGCGGCCCCACCGACTTCCTGGCGAAGAAGGAAGAGGACTACACGGAGGCGGACCGGCTGAAGTTCCAGGCCATGCGCTTCGCGCTGTCCAAGCTGCCGCGCGCGGCGGCGCGCAAGGTGCTCAACTCCGTCCCCGCGCCCTATGACGTCACGGGCGTCTACGCCGGCGCCACGGAGCCCACGCACGCGAAGACGCTGGAGACGAGCTACAAGCAGTACGTGGTGCCGGTGGAGGGGCAGAGCGACATCGTCATCTTCCCCATCCCGTTCATCTCCCCGTACAGCGTCAACTCCATCCTCAACCCGCTGCTGGTGCAGGTGATGGGGCTGGGCTACTTCTACAACCTGAACCGCGGCGTGCCGCTGGTGAAGAAGGGCGGCGTGCTCATCCTCCTGCACCCGGCCTACGACGAGTTCGACCCGGAGCACCACCCCAGCTACATCGAGTTCTTCCACCGGCTGCTGCCGGAGACGCGCGACTCCATGAAGCTGGAGCACAAGTACGAGCGCGAGTTCGCGGAGAACCCCAGCTACGTGCACCTGTACCGCAAGGGCAACGCCTACCACGGCGTGCACCCCTTCTACATGTGGTACTGGGGCGAGAATGGCCGCCAGCACGTGGGCAAGGTCATTGTCGCGGGCGCGGAGAACAACCACGTCCCCGCCCTGATGGGCTGGGACCGCACCGACACGCTCACCGAGGCCATTGAAGAGGCGCGCGGGTTCATGGGCCGCTCGGCCACCATCAGCCTGCTGCGCATCGCGCCCACGGTGATGGTGGATGTGAAGTGAGGACGCCCATGGCCGCCCTTCCCGAGCTGAACGTCACCCAGACCTTCACCGGCAAGCGCCTGCTCTTCGCGGGCGCCACCGGCTTCGTGGGCAAGGTGACGCTGTCCATGCTGCTGACCCGCTACGGGCAGGACCTGGACAAGGTATACGTGCTGGTCCGCAAGGGCAGCGCCGCGTCCGCCGAGCGCCGCTTCTTCGACAAGGTCGCCACCAGTGAGCCCTTCCAGCCGCTGCGAGACAGCCTGGGGGATGAAGGCGCGCTGGCCTTCATCCGCCAGAAGGTGGAGGTGCTGGACGGCGACATCACCGACCCGTGGATGGGCCTGGAAGAGCCCCAGGTGGAGGCGCTCACCGGCAAGGTGCACGCGTTCATCAACTGCGCCGGTCTGGTGTCCTTCAACCCGTCGCTGGAGGTGGGCCTCAACGTCAACACCCACGGCCTGAAGTTCGCCGCGGCGCTGGCGGTGCGCTGGTCCGTCCCGCTGATTCACATGTCCACGGCCTTCGTGGCCGGCAACCGCAGCGGGCTCGTCTTCGAGGACGAGGAGATTCGCGGCTACTTCCCCAAGCGGGAGGAGATGGACGGCCGCGACTTCAGCCTGGAGCAGGAGCTGCAGGACGCGGCGCGCATCGTCGCGCGGCTGCGCGAGCAGGCCGAGGACCGGGCCCTCACGTCCACCTTCCGCAAGAAGGCGTTGGACCGGCTGGAGGAAGAAGGCCGCGACCCCAACGACGAGAAGACGCTGCGGCTGGCGGTGGGCCGTGAGCGCAAGCTGTGGCTCAGCGGCGAGCTGGTGCGCGCCGGCATGGAGCGCGCCGCCCACTGGGGTTGGCCCAACACGTACACGTACACCAAGTCCCTGGGCGAGCAGGTGCTCGCGGCCACGCCGGGCCTGCGCTACTCCATCGTCCGGCCCTCCATCGTGGAGAGTGCGCGGCACTTCCCCTTCCCCGGCTGGAATGAAGGCTTCACGACCTCCGCGCCCCTGGCCTTCGCGGGCATCAAGGGCCCCGGCGGCATCCCCGCGGGCGAGAACACCATCCTGGACATCATCCCGGTGGACCAGGTGGCGGGCGCCACCATCGGCATCACCGCGCATGCCATGGACGTGGAGGAGCGGCGCATCTACCAGCTCGCCTCCGGCGATGAGAATCCCTTCTACGCCGGCCGCTCCGTGGAGCTGGTGGGCCTGTACCGGCGGCGCTACTACCGCAACCGCGAGTCCGGCAACGCGCTGATGAACAAGCTGCGCTCGCGCGTCGAGCCGCAGCCGGTCAGCAAGAAGGAGTTCGAGCTGTTCAGCGCGCCCATGCTGTCGCGCGGCGCGCGCTTCCTGAAGAAGGCCATCGACGAGGTGCGTCCCGCGTGGGGCGCTCCGGCCGTCCAGGCCATGCTGGACAAGGCGAAGGAGTCGCTGGACGAGGTGGACGACAACGCCCAGGGCATCATCGCCCTGACGGAGCTGTTCCTCCCCTTCCTCTACGAGAACCGCTACGTCTTCCGCTGCGACAACACCCGCTCCGTGTATGCGCGCATGGCGCACGCGGACCGGTTGAAGGTGCCCTGGGACCCGGAGCACATCGACTGGCGCGACTACTTCCTGGGGACACACCTCCCTGGCCTGGAGAAGTGGGTGTTCCCGGGCATGGAGGAGGAGCGCGAGAAGCGCACCGTCATCCCCGCGCACCGCGACCTGCTGGAGCTGATGGAAGCCACGGTGCACGCGTACCGGCACCGCGTGGCCTTCCGCATGGTGGCGGGCGAGAAGGAGGAGCGCTTCACCTACGGCGAGGTGCACCGCTATGCCGCGCGCGTGGGCAGCTTCCTGCTGGCCGCGGGCATCAAGCACGGCGACCGCGTGCTGCTGGTGTCGGAGAACCGGCCGGAGTGGGGCATCAGCTACTTCGGCATCCTGCGCGCGGGCGCAACCGTCGTTCCGGTGGACCCGGGCCTGAGCGAGGCGGAGCTCGTCAACATCGCCCGCCGGGCGGACGCGCGCGCGTGCCTGGTCTCCGAGGACGCGGCCCGGGACTTCCCCGGCCTCTTCGCCGCGCTGGGTGACGGCGTCACCGTGGCCAGCCTCGCGGAGGCGATGACGGGCGACCCGGCGCACCCGGACCGCATCGGACCGGTGCGCAGGTCCGCCGCGGCGGATGACCTGGCCAGCATCATCTTCACCTCCGGCACCACGGGCACGCCCAAGGGCGTCATGCTGACCCACCGGAACTTCGCCGCGCTGGTGGCGAAGCTGGCGGGGACCTTCGACATCGGCGTGGGCGACGGCGTGCTGTCCGTCCTGCCGCTGCACCACACCTTCGAGTTCGCCGCCGGTTTCCTCACCCCCTTCTGGCGCGGGGCGGAAATCACCTACATCGACGAGCTGACGTCGGACCGGCTGGGCGAGGTGTTCGAGACGGGCCGCATCACCGCCATGGTGGGCGTGCCGGCGCTGTGGCAGCTCCTGCACCGCAAGATTACGCAGGAGTTCGCCAGCCGCCCGCCGTTCATCGAACAGGCGCTCAAGGCGCTGATGGCCACCCACGGCGAGCTGCGCAACCGCAACAACATCAACCTGGGCAAGCTGCTGTTCTGGCCGGTGCACCGCAAGTTCGGCGGGCGCATCAAGGTCATCGTGTCGGGCGGCTCGGCGCTGCCGGACGACGTGCACAAGGCCTTCCACGAGCTGGGCTTCAACATCACGGAGGGCTACGGCCTGACGGAGGCCGCGCCGGTGCTGGCGGTGACGAAGCCCGGCAACAAGCGCCAGCCCGGCACGGTGGGCCGCGCGCTGCCCGGCATCGAGCTGCGCATCCTCAATCCGGACAATGACGGGTTGGGTGAAGTGCTGGCCAAGGGCCCCAACGTCATGCCCGGCTACTTCGGCGACCGCGAGGCCACCGAGGCGGTGCTCAAGGACGGCTGGCTCCACACGGGCGACCTGGGACGTCTGGACGCGGAGGGCCACCTGTACCTGGTGGGCCGCGCGAAGGACGTCATCATCGACCACAACGGGAAGAACATCTACCCGGACGAGCTGGAGGAGCTGTACCAGGACCATACGCACATCAAGGAGCTGTCCATCGTCGGCCTGCCCGACGACGCGGGCGGTGAGAAGGTGGCGTGCCTGTGCGTGCCCGACTACGCGGACCGCCCACGCGAGGAAGTGCGCCGCGAGCTGGAGGAGCACTTCCGCAAGGTGAGCGCGGGCATGCCCTTCTACCGGCGCGTGAAGGTGCTGCGCCTGTGGGACGGCGAGCTGCCGCGCACCGCCAAGCGCAGCGTGAAGCGCAAGCAGGTGGTGGAGGAGCTCAAGCGCCAGGAGCGCATGGCGGCCAGCGCCAGCAAGGCGCGCGAGAAGGCGGCCAACCCCGCCACGGGCGGCATCGCGGACTGGCTCTTCCCGCTCATCGCGGACGTCAGCCACCGGCCGGTGTCCGACGTGCGTCCGGACGCGCTGCTCAGCGGGGACCTCGGCTTCGACTCGCTGATGCTCACCGAGCTGTCCTCCGCGCTGGAGGCCGCCGGCGTGCCGCTGCCCGCGGTGGACGACCTGACGCAGGTGCAGACGGTGGAGGACCTGCGCAAGGTGGTGGCGTCCTCCGGCAAGCGCCCCACGGTGGAGACGCGCGCGAAGGAAATCTCCAAGGAGAACGAGCGCGCGGAAGAGGTGGAGATTCCGGTGCCCGACGTGGTGGCGGACGTGGGCCGTCAGCTCTTGTCCTTCGGGCAGAAGGTGCTCTACGGCGGCGTGTTCGACGTGAAGGTGACGGGCAAGTCCTTCATCCCGCAGAACCGCAACTTCCTGGTCATCGCCAACCACTCCAGCCACCTGGACGCGGGCCTGGTCCGCGTGGCGCTGGGTGACCAGGGCGAGCGGCTGGTGTCCCTGGCGGCGCGTGACTACTTCTTCAACACGCCGCTCAAGCGCGCCTGGTTCGAGAACTTCACCAACCTGGTCCCCATTGAACGGCAGGGCTCGCTGCGCGAGTCGCTGCGGATGGCGGGCGAGGCGCTGCGCCAGGGCTTCAACGTCCTCATCTTCCCGGAGGGCACGCGCTCCACCACCGGTGAGCTGATGGAGTTCAAGTCCACGCTGGGCTACCTGGCGCTCACCTTCAACATGGACGTGCTGCCGCTGTACATCGGCGGCGCCTTCGACGCGCTGCCCAAGGGCAGCGTGCTGCCCAAGACGAAGACGCCCCTGCGGGTGAACATCGGTCCGGTGCTGGGCCACGCGGACCTGCGCACGCGGGTGCAGGGCATGGCGCGCTCGGAGGGCTACCGCTACGTCACGCGCATCGCCGAGGACTCGATGCGGGCGCTGCGCGACGGCCGGGTGCTGAACCTGGAGCGCGTGGACCTGCCTCCGGCCGGGACCAGTCCCCGCGCGTCCACGTCCACGGAAGGGAAGGACTCGTGAAGCTGCTGGTGACGGGAGGCACGGGCTTTCTGGGCACGCACCTGGTGCCCAGGCTGGTGGCGGCGGGCCACGAGGTGCGGCTCATCGGCCGCTCGCGGCCTTCGGGCGCCCCCTACGCGGGCACGGAGTACGTCCCCGGTGACTTGAAGGACCGGGACGCGGTGCGCCGCGCGCTGGAGGGCGTGGACGCCGTCTACCACCTGGCGGGGCTCGTCTCCTTCCAGCCGAAGGACGCGCGGAAGATGTTCGAG is a genomic window of Myxococcus virescens containing:
- a CDS encoding lactate racemase domain-containing protein, whose amino-acid sequence is MRPFKTLQKLYDEESQVVITEKGSPPRVLFHGENFLQEDLPVGTRVIFPRPPLAGVPNVKAAIRYAINNPEGMEPLHALLKPGMRLTCVIDDISVPLPPMVTPDVRQTILEIVLELAADSGVDDVHLIIANALHRRMTEGEMKRMVGEKIFDAYYPDRYYNHDAEDPDGMVALERTSHGEEVSVNRRVAESDLIVYVNVNFVPMNGGHKSMGTGVSNYASLRHHHNPKTIRASDSYMEPKTSALYKSNERIGRNIDKHLKVFHIETALNNRMFGGPTDFLAKKEEDYTEADRLKFQAMRFALSKLPRAAARKVLNSVPAPYDVTGVYAGATEPTHAKTLETSYKQYVVPVEGQSDIVIFPIPFISPYSVNSILNPLLVQVMGLGYFYNLNRGVPLVKKGGVLILLHPAYDEFDPEHHPSYIEFFHRLLPETRDSMKLEHKYEREFAENPSYVHLYRKGNAYHGVHPFYMWYWGENGRQHVGKVIVAGAENNHVPALMGWDRTDTLTEAIEEARGFMGRSATISLLRIAPTVMVDVK
- a CDS encoding AMP-binding protein; translation: MAALPELNVTQTFTGKRLLFAGATGFVGKVTLSMLLTRYGQDLDKVYVLVRKGSAASAERRFFDKVATSEPFQPLRDSLGDEGALAFIRQKVEVLDGDITDPWMGLEEPQVEALTGKVHAFINCAGLVSFNPSLEVGLNVNTHGLKFAAALAVRWSVPLIHMSTAFVAGNRSGLVFEDEEIRGYFPKREEMDGRDFSLEQELQDAARIVARLREQAEDRALTSTFRKKALDRLEEEGRDPNDEKTLRLAVGRERKLWLSGELVRAGMERAAHWGWPNTYTYTKSLGEQVLAATPGLRYSIVRPSIVESARHFPFPGWNEGFTTSAPLAFAGIKGPGGIPAGENTILDIIPVDQVAGATIGITAHAMDVEERRIYQLASGDENPFYAGRSVELVGLYRRRYYRNRESGNALMNKLRSRVEPQPVSKKEFELFSAPMLSRGARFLKKAIDEVRPAWGAPAVQAMLDKAKESLDEVDDNAQGIIALTELFLPFLYENRYVFRCDNTRSVYARMAHADRLKVPWDPEHIDWRDYFLGTHLPGLEKWVFPGMEEEREKRTVIPAHRDLLELMEATVHAYRHRVAFRMVAGEKEERFTYGEVHRYAARVGSFLLAAGIKHGDRVLLVSENRPEWGISYFGILRAGATVVPVDPGLSEAELVNIARRADARACLVSEDAARDFPGLFAALGDGVTVASLAEAMTGDPAHPDRIGPVRRSAAADDLASIIFTSGTTGTPKGVMLTHRNFAALVAKLAGTFDIGVGDGVLSVLPLHHTFEFAAGFLTPFWRGAEITYIDELTSDRLGEVFETGRITAMVGVPALWQLLHRKITQEFASRPPFIEQALKALMATHGELRNRNNINLGKLLFWPVHRKFGGRIKVIVSGGSALPDDVHKAFHELGFNITEGYGLTEAAPVLAVTKPGNKRQPGTVGRALPGIELRILNPDNDGLGEVLAKGPNVMPGYFGDREATEAVLKDGWLHTGDLGRLDAEGHLYLVGRAKDVIIDHNGKNIYPDELEELYQDHTHIKELSIVGLPDDAGGEKVACLCVPDYADRPREEVRRELEEHFRKVSAGMPFYRRVKVLRLWDGELPRTAKRSVKRKQVVEELKRQERMAASASKAREKAANPATGGIADWLFPLIADVSHRPVSDVRPDALLSGDLGFDSLMLTELSSALEAAGVPLPAVDDLTQVQTVEDLRKVVASSGKRPTVETRAKEISKENERAEEVEIPVPDVVADVGRQLLSFGQKVLYGGVFDVKVTGKSFIPQNRNFLVIANHSSHLDAGLVRVALGDQGERLVSLAARDYFFNTPLKRAWFENFTNLVPIERQGSLRESLRMAGEALRQGFNVLIFPEGTRSTTGELMEFKSTLGYLALTFNMDVLPLYIGGAFDALPKGSVLPKTKTPLRVNIGPVLGHADLRTRVQGMARSEGYRYVTRIAEDSMRALRDGRVLNLERVDLPPAGTSPRASTSTEGKDS